The following are from one region of the Cytobacillus firmus genome:
- the murQ gene encoding N-acetylmuramic acid 6-phosphate etherase, with product MNITKLNTEQRNPKTMEIDLMTTEEIITIINQEDTIVPNAIAREIPHIVKVVDEITESFKKGGRLIYVGAGTSGRLGIIDASECPPTYGTDPEMVVGIIAGGKEAMTEAVEGAEDDSEQGRQDVADIQLSDKDVLVGIAASGRTPYTIGALQYGNEVGAVTVSVACTKDSEMGKISKYTIAPITGPEVVTGSTRMKAGTAQKLVLNMLTTASMIKLGKVYGNLMVDVQMTNEKLFKRAENIVKMATGASDEEAREALKEQNYHTKAAILQILTGLKGEAAAELLKKHNGYLREAAADTK from the coding sequence ATGAATATTACAAAGCTGAATACAGAGCAGCGAAACCCAAAAACAATGGAAATCGATTTAATGACAACTGAAGAAATTATTACAATCATCAATCAGGAGGATACAATTGTTCCTAATGCCATCGCAAGAGAAATCCCTCACATTGTCAAAGTGGTGGATGAAATTACGGAGAGCTTCAAAAAAGGTGGCCGCTTAATTTATGTTGGAGCCGGCACCTCAGGACGCCTTGGGATTATCGATGCTTCAGAATGCCCGCCGACATATGGAACTGACCCTGAAATGGTTGTCGGCATTATCGCCGGGGGCAAGGAAGCCATGACCGAGGCTGTTGAAGGCGCTGAGGATGACAGTGAACAGGGACGCCAGGATGTCGCCGATATTCAATTATCGGACAAGGATGTGCTTGTCGGCATTGCCGCGAGCGGCCGTACGCCATATACCATCGGAGCTCTTCAATACGGAAATGAAGTCGGTGCTGTTACTGTTTCAGTTGCCTGCACCAAGGATTCCGAAATGGGGAAAATCTCTAAATATACGATTGCACCTATCACAGGTCCGGAAGTCGTTACAGGCTCTACAAGAATGAAAGCAGGCACTGCACAAAAGCTTGTCCTGAACATGCTGACAACAGCATCCATGATCAAGCTGGGAAAAGTGTACGGCAATTTAATGGTAGATGTGCAGATGACAAACGAGAAGCTGTTTAAGCGTGCGGAAAATATCGTTAAAATGGCTACTGGTGCATCAGATGAAGAAGCCCGGGAAGCACTTAAAGAACAAAACTATCATACAAAGGCAGCCATTCTTCAGATTTTAACAGGATTAAAAGGTGAAGCAGCCGCCGAGCTTCTGAAAAAGCATAATGGCTATTTACGGGAAGCAGCTGCAGATACAAAATAA